From the Winogradskyella forsetii genome, the window TTCCAAATTATAGATGGTGGGATAATTTTTTCTATACGGTTGGCATGAAAGTTTATGATTTTTTAGCAGGAAAACTAAGTTTCGGAAAATCGGTCAGAATTAAGAAAAGTGAAACCATTTCAAGGTTATCGACTTTAAAAGTGGCTAAATTGAAGGGTGGAGTTGTTTATCATGATGGTCAGTTTGACGATTCAAGATTAGCGGTTAACATTGCTCAGACGTGCATTGAGCATGGCGCTACGGTTCTAAATCACTTCGAGGTAAAAAACCTTCAAAAAGATAGTAAAGGGCTTGTAAATGGTGTTGTAGCGATTGATAAGGAATCCAATACTGAATATACTTTAAATGCCAAAGCGGTCATCAATGCAACAGGTGTGTTTTCGGATGATATATTACAAATGGATGATGCAACGGCTGAAAATAGCATCCGTCCAAGCCAAGGCATTCATTTGGTTTTTGATAAATCATTTTTACCAGGAAACGATGCCATTATGATACCTAAAACAGATGATGGTCGTGTGTTATTTTTGGTGCCTTGGCATAATAGGGTTGTGGTTGGTACAACAGATACGTTGTTGGATAGCCATAGTTTAGAGCCAAAGCCTTTGGATAAGGAAATTGAATTTGTATTGGAAACGGCAAACAGATACCTGAACAAAAGAGCGGATAAAGATGATGTGTTGAGCATTTTTGCAGGACTGAGACCGTTAGCTGCACCAAAGGATAAATCTGAAAAAACAAAAGAAATTTCACGAAGTCATAAAATCATTGTGTCAGATTCTGAATTGATCACGATCACAGGGGGAAAATGGACTACCTACAGGAGAATGGCCCAAGATACGGTGAACAAAATGATTGCGATGAACAAGCTACCTGACGCCAATTGTAAAACGCAGGACCTATTGATTCATGGTTCAAATGGAACTGTAGATCGTAACAACCATCTTTACATTTATGGTACAGATCAAAAAGGAATTGCGGCATTGGTAAAAGAGAATTCCGTTCTAGGCGAAAATCTACATCCAAGATTGGAGTTTACAAAAGCAGAAGTCATTTGGGCTGTACGACAAGAAATGGCCAGAAGCATAGAAGATGTTTTGGCAAGACGTGTACGTGTTTTGTTTTTAGATGCAAAAGCGGCCGTTGAAATTGCGCCAATGGTTGGAGAGTTGTTAAGAGCAGAATTAAGCCAAACTATCGATTGGCGGGCAAAACAAATTGAAGATTTTTTAGAGATAGCTGAGCAATACATTTTGAAATAGTCGTTGATCATTAGTTTTGAGAGGTCGGAGATAGGAGAAAAAAAAGACAGATGACGGAAGACTAAAGAAGGGCGATGGAGGCGATATGAATTTAAGATTATAGAGAAAATAGAGAAAGAATAAACTAAATACCGAATTCGGGCGAACGAAGCAAGAAAGAAATGGCCAAAAGTTTCTTCCCTTCGGGAAGACGGAAGATGGGAATAACTAAACAACAACAAATTATGGGAAAATATATCCTATCCTTAGATCAGGGAACAACAAGTTCGAGGGCCATTGTTTTTGATAAAAAAGGCAATATTGTTTCGCAGGCCCAAAAAGAGTTTACTCAATATTTTCCTAAATCGGGTTGGGTTGAGCACGATCCTAAAGAGATTTGGTCAACTCAGGCTGGTGTTGCCGCAGAAGCTATTGCCAGTAAAGGCCTGGATGTGGAAAATATCGCAGCTATAGGAATCACTAATCAGCGTGAAACTGTTGTGGTATGGGATAAAAATACAGGCGAACCCATTTATAACGCTATTGTTTGGCAAGACAAAAGAACTTCTGACTATTGTGACCAACTCAAAAAAGAAGGAAAAGCAAAATGGATCAAAGAAAAAACAGGATTGGTCATTGATTCTTATTTTTCTGGAACGAAGGTAAAATGGATTCTCGATAACGTAGAAGGTGCCAGAACAAAAGCAGAAGCTGGAGATTTAATCTTGGGAACTATAGACAGTTGGTTGGTCTGGAACTTTACCAAAGGCAAGCAGCATATCACAGATGTAACCAATGCCTCAAGAACCTTGATGTTTAACATCAATACCATGGCATGGGACGATGAATTATTAGAATTGTTGACGATTCCTAAAAGTATGCTACCAGAAGTGAAAGCTTCAAGTGAAGTTTATGGTCATACAACATCCACGTTTTATGATGCTAAAATTCCAATTGCAGGAATCGCAGGCGATCAGCAAGCGGCTTTATTTGGGCAAATGTGTACCAAACCAGGAATGGTTAAAAACACATACGGCACAGGTTGCTTTATGTTAATGAACATCGGAGAAAAACCGATTGTATCCAAAAATAATTTATTGACAACAGTGGCTTGGAAAATCAACGGAAAAACAACTTATGCCTTAGAAGGAAGTGTTTTTATAGCAGGAGCCGTTGTACAATGGTTGCGCGATAGTTTAAAAATTATAAGAAATTCTTCCGATGTTGAAGCATTGGCTTCGTCAGTTGAACATACAGATGGGGTTTATTTTGTGCCAGCTTTTGCAGGTCTCGGCGCACCACATTGGAACCAACATGCAAAAGGTACCATGTTCGGATTGACAAGAGGAAGTACAGATGCACATATCGCACGGGCGGCTTTGGAGTCTATTGCATTCCAGACTATGGATATTTTAAAAGCGATGGAAGCGGATTCGGGTTTATCAATTAAAGAATTACGTGTTGATGGTGGCGCAACCATCAACAATATGTTGATGCAGTTTCAATCCGATGTTTTAAATACCAAAACCATTAGGCCAAAAGTTGTTGAGACTACAGCAATGGGAGCAGCATTTTTAGCTGGCCTGGCAGTAGGCTATTGGGAAAATCCTGAAGAAATTCAAGATATCTGGCAAACGGATAAAACCTTTAGCCCAATGGAAGATAGAACAGAAATAAAAAAGCATATCGAAGGTTGGTACAGAGCGATTGATGCTTTGGAATATTGGACAAAGAATGTTTAATGTTTTGAGTTTGAAATTTAAAATCATTTCTTTTTTCAGATAGCAAGAATTTTATACGCTGTTTAACTTTGAATTTGAAATAAAATATAATCCACAACATAAAAAAATATGACACCATTTATAGCAGAAATTATTGGTACAGCGATTTTGATTTTACTCGGTGGAGGCGTTGTAGCCAATGTCGTGCTCAATAAAACCATTGGTAATAATAGTGGTTGGATTGTGATCACAACGGGTTGGGCATTGGCGGTTTATGTCGCTGTCGTTATTGCTGGTCCACATAGTGGCGCACATATCAATCCTGCGGTTACCGTGGCCTTGGCTGTTGCAGGTAAATTTCCTTGGGCAGATGTACCGCTGTTTGTGCTGGCCCAGATGATTGGCGCAATGATTGGTTCAACAACGGTTTGGATAATCTATAGAAATCACTTTGAAGAAACGCAAGATGCAGATTCTAAAAAAGCGGTCTTCTGTACGGCTCCAGCAATAAGGAATACGTTTTCGAATTTTTTTAGTGAAATGATAGGAACGTTTGTTTTGTTGTTTACGATTTTCTATTTTACAGATGCGAGTATCAACGACACGGAAACCGTAATTGGTTTAGGATCTTTAGGTGCTTTACCAGTAGCGTTCTTGGTCTGGTCTATTGGTTTGTCCCTTGGTGGTACAACGGGTTATGCCATTAATCCTGCAAGGGATTTGGGGCCACGCATTATGCATGCTATTCTACCTATAAAAAATAAAGCTAATAGTGATTGGGCTTATGCCTGGATACCTGTTGTAGGGCCATTGGTGGGTGGAGCACTGGCGGCATTATTAATGATGGCTTTATTGTAAAATTTAGTTATAATTTGTTTAGAATTGAAAATGTCAACTCTTAAAGGGTTGACATTTTCTGTATTCCTTTTTTAATTCCATTTTTTAATTATTACTTTTAAGTAGATAAGATATAGTGCTATCTTTATGAAAATGATGAAAAAAATTCTGCTCTTATTAGGTGTGTTTTTAGTCTTGGTTTTGCATAGTCAGGAGTTGCCGCCTATCCAAACGTATACGGCATCTGAGTATGATGGCGAGAATCAAAATTGGATGATTTCCCAAGATTCTAAAGGCTATATTTTTGTCGCTAATAATTTAGGATTGTTAGAATTTAACGGCTCTGAATGGATACCTTATCGATCTCCTAACAATACGGTTCTTAGGGCTGTTAAAGTTATTGATGATAGGGTTTATTCTGGGTGTTATGAGGAATTTGGCTATTGGAAGCGCAATGATTTAGGGGATTTAGACTACTATTCTTTAATACCTAAGTTAGGTGAGAAAATATTAAATGAAGATCAGATTTGGGACATTATAAGTTATGAGGAATGGGTATTGTTTCAAGCTGGGCATGCCTTATACTTCTACAACAAAACTTCTGAGACTTTCAAAACTATAAATTCCGAAAACATAATCTACAAAGTTTTTAATGTTAACAATCAGATTTACTACCATGTGGCTAATGAAGGTATTTACGTTTTAGAAGACGGTGAGCCAAAATTGGTAATTGATGATAATATCGTTTTGGAAGATAGAGTCATAGATGTTTTTCAGCATCATGAAAAGCTGATCATATTGTCACGTAATTCAGGTTTTTTTCAGTTTGATGGCCATAAGTTAAGCGAATGGAATGTGTCTTCAAATAAAAGATTGAAGGAATTAAATGTGTTTAGTAGTATTAGATTAAAAGATAAAAGTTTTGTGCTGGGATCAATTTCTGATGGCTTAATTAAAATAAATACAAATGGAGCTATTGAATATGAAATAAATCAAAGGAATGGATTAGCGAATAATACGGTACTATCGCTTTTTGAAGATAATGAAAACAACGTATGGACAGGTTTGGATAATGGGATAAACTGCATCAATGTTGATTCGTCAATAAAAACATTTATAGATTATTATGGAAATATTGGTACGGTTTATACAACATTGATTTTTAACGATTACCTCTTTGTTGGCACGAATCAGGGTTTGTTTTATAGGGCATTAGATTCAAAAAATGAAGATTTTACTTTTGTGAAAGGTACAGCGGGCCAAGTTTGGAGTCTTTATAATGATAGCAATCGAAATTTGTTTTGTGGGCATCATTTAGGCACCTTCATTATTGAGAATAATACTGCAAAAAGTATCAGTACGATTTTGGGGGCTTGGAATTTTAAAAAAATACCAAATCACGATGATCTGTTGCTTCAAGGGAATTACGATGGGTTGTATGTGCTCCAAAAGAATAGCGAATCTTGGTATGTGCGTAATAAAATTGACGGTTTTAAAAATTCGTCACGCTTTTTTGAAATCAACGATCGAAATCAAATCTTGGTAAATAACGAATATAAAGGTGTTTTTAGGATTCAGCTAGATAGTACTTTGCATGAGGTTGTAGATATCAAACGCCAATCTGAACTGAGCTTAGGTAAGAATTCGGGGTTAATTACTTACAAAGGCGATATTTTATATACCTCTGAGGATGGGGTGTTTGATTATAAGAAAAACGAAGGAAAATTTGTAAAAAACAGTGATTTAAGTGAAAAGGTTTCGCCGTACAAATCTGCAAAAATGGTGGTGGACCAACGAGGTAAGCTGTGGTTGTTTTCCGATCAGAATATTAGTTTTATAGAGAATGATAATCTTACTAATAAACCGGAACTAACAACGATTTCTATTCCTTTAAATCTCAGAAAAGGCATTCTTGGATTCGAGAATATTCAACATATTGACAAAGAAAAATATGTTTTAGGGGCCTCTTATGGATATTTAACCTTGAATGCATCGCAGATATCAAAAGAAACTGATTATTTCGTTTATCTCAATTCGGTAAAAATTGCAGATCGAGATGACAACGTGCTAAAATTGCCTATTAAAGACAAGGGAGATTTTAAGCATAAACAAGGTGCTTTGTTTTTTGATTATTCGGTGCCGGAATACAACAAATTTTTGGATGTCAATTACCAATACAAATTAAATGGAAAGATGAAGCGGTGGAGTGCGTGGTCCGAGCAGTCAAGTCTTCAATTCGAAAACCTTCCTTTTGGGGATTACAACTTGGAAATTAGAGCCAAAGTCGGAAATCAGCGAACAAAAAATACGGTAAATTATCCATTTACAATTAGTAGGCCTTGGTATATCTCAAATCTTGCCATTATTGTATATCTAATTATGCTTTCGGTCATTGGCTTATTGGTGCATAAAGCCTATAAATTTTACTATGAACGAATTATAAGGCATGAGCATCTTAAAAATGAAAGACAGATTGTTCAAGTTAAAAATGAAAAATTAAACCAGGATATTGAAGGGAAAAATAGGGAGTTGGCAATTTCTACAATGAGCATTATCAAAAAAAATGAAATGCTTCGTAAAATAAAAAAAGAATTAAAGAAGGCTAAAAATAAATCTGATATTGGAAGTGCCGTCGAGTTAATAGATAACAATTTGAACAACACAAAAGATTGGAAATTCTTCAAAGAAGCTTTTAATAATGCCGATAAGGATTTTATGGATAAAATTAAGGCTAAACATCCGGAATTAACCCCCAACGATTTAAAATTTTGTGCCTATTTAAGACTCAATTTATCTTCCAAAGAAATGGCGCCATTGCTTAATATATCTATTAAAAGCGTGGAAACTAAACGTTATCGATTGCGCAAAAAGTTGCAATTACAGCACGATGATAGCTTAGTTAATTATATCTTAAAATTCTAACACCTCGACAATCACATATTCTACCTAGACATTACCATGACAAGCTCTTAAAAAAGCCCCATATTAAGAATTTGTTAAGAAAAATGCTGTACTTAATAAAGCTAGTGTTTATGGACTTTACGAGAAAAGTAATAGAATATTTTTTTGTTAAATTTTACGATGTCGGTTTTTTATCGAGGTAATAATTGTGGTATTAACAATTTCTTGGGTTTAAATTTACAATATCATAAAATTGGAAGTCTAATGTGGGTTTTAGTATTATCTAATTTTGGAAACTAAATAATTAATCAAATCAATATTTATGAAATTAAAATTTCAAAGATCAAGAATTGAAATATTCTTTTGTCTCTTTTTATTGTGTAGCTCTTTTTCCATTTTGGCTCAGACTACAGTAACAGGTAAAGTGACCTCTGCATCAGATAATATGCCGTTACCAGGAGCATCTGTTATAGAAAAAGGTACAACGAATGGAACACAAACGGATTTCGATGGTGTCTTTACTTTAGAAGTATCGGATGAATCTTCTATTCTAGTGGTATCCTATGTAGGCTTTAAGACGCAGGAGGTGCCTTATCAATCTGGAGAAATGACCATTGCACTGCAAGATGATAGCTCATTAGATGAGGTTGTTGTTGTAGGTTATGGTACGCAGAAGAAAAGTGATATCGTAAATGCCGTGGCAACAACAGATTTGTCTAAAGCGACTCTAACTCCAACTTCAGATGTTAATGAAATGCTACGTGGTAGAATAGCCGGATTACAAGTAGACGTTGGAGGTGGTACTTTAAGACCAGGTGGTACTTCTGAAATTATTTTTAGAGGACAAGGTTCCATTGAAGGTAATGTGAGTGCTATTTATGTAGTTGATGGTATTATTAGAGATGGTGGCATTGAGGATATAGATGCAGATGATATAGAATCTATAGAGTTTCTGAAAGATGCATCAGCACAAGCGATCTATGGTTCAAGAGGTGCCAATGGTGTGGTATTGATTACCACCAAACGTGGACAAACTGGTAAAGTAAGTGTGAGTTATCATGGTTTTATGACTACCAAAACTATTGAACGTAATTTTGATGTTTATAGTGGGCAAGAATTTGCGCAGCTTCGACGTGAAGCTTTTAGAGCCAATAATGCTGATGATGAATATTTGGATGACGATGAGATTTTTTCTGAAGTTGAATTGGAAAATATTGCGAATAACAATTTCGTGGATTGGGAAGACGAATTATTGAGAAATGGAATTGTAAATAGTCATGCCATCAGTGTAAGTGGTGGTACAGAAAAAACCAAAGTTTTTGGAAGTATTAATCATTTTAAAGAAGATGGATTGATTCCGACTTCAAGTTATTCTAGAAATACATTACGTTTAAATGTGGATCAAAAAATTTCTGATAAGTTCTCTGTAAATTTTGATCTAAATTTGTTAAATGATAATACGGATAGAGCTGCAAATGTCAATGTGATAACAGTGTCTCCATTAGGAAACGCTTATAATGACGATGGTAGTTTGGCGAGATTTCCTAGTGGCGAAGAAGGGACTGCCATAAATCCACTAGTAAACTTGAGAGAACAAAATCATGAAGAAAAAGGAAATGATTATGTGATCAATGTTACCCCAATTTGGAAAATTACAAATGATTTGCAATATCAATTAAAAGCTAACTTAACCAGAAGAACTTCAGAACGAGGACAATACCAATCGTCTTTAAGTGGTGCAGGTGATGATGTAAGGGGAAGGGCAAGATTATATAATACTTTGCAAGAATCTTATTTGGTTGAGAACATCTTAACTTATGATAAAGCCCTTAATGACGACCATAAACTTAATGTGACTTTAGTGCAATCCACTCAAGAAAACGAATTTTCAAGAACATTTACACAAGGTGAAGGTTTTGCAAACGAAGACTTGGGCTATAATGGCATCGCAACTGCTATTGGTAATTTGAGCGTAGAGCGAGACAATGATGTCATTAGATATTTAGGTTACTTGGCTAGAGCACGTTATACACTTTTTGATAGATATACTATTGAAGGCGTTGTTCGTGCAGATGGTGCATCCTTAAACGGCGAAGGAAATAAATGGAGTTATAACCCAGCAGGATCTTTTGCATGGAAAATACATAAAGAAAGTTTTTTAGAAGATGTTAATGCTCTACAGGAATTGAAGTTTAGAGTAAGTTATGGTTCATTGGTAAATGATTTAGGACGACCTTATACGTCGCTCTTTACTGCAGATTTCCAACCGTACGTATTTGATGACGAATCCGCTTCTGGATATGCGCCATCAACTATATTGCCTAATCCAGATTTATCATTCGAAAGAATTACAACATTAAATCTAGGTTTGGATTTTTCAGTTTTTAACAGAATTTTAGTTGGAAATGTCAACTGGTATGATTCTAGAACTACAGACTTATTATTAAGAAGAGGTGTGCCTTCTACAACAGGTTTTACATCAACCTTCTTTAACGCGGGTGAAATGAAGAACAGTGGTATTGAACTTAACTTAACGGCAAATATCATTAATACTGAGGATTTTCAATGGTCGGTTTCTACAAATTGGTCTAATAACCAAAATGAGATATTGGAACTTTATAATGACGGAGACGGTGTTGCCATCACAGAAGATAATACATTCAACTATTATGTAGGTCAGCCTGTTGGAGTTATATATACTTATGAGTTTGACGGCATCTGGCAAGAAGGTGATGATTTAGAAAATGCACCTCAAGCTAATCCAGAGTCCTCCTTGCCACAACCAGACCTTAGAGCAGGTGATATTCGGGTTAGAGATATTAATAGTGTAGATGAAGATGGCAATGTTACTAGTGGACCAGATGGTAAAATAACACCAGAAGATCGTGTTTTTATTGATCCTAGTCCAGATTGGTTCGGATCATTATCCACAACTATTGCCTATAAAGGGTTTGATTTATTATTGGATTTTTATGCTGTGGAAGGAGCAACAAAAGTGAATCCTTTTTTAAATGAGTATAATAATGGCGGCACCTTAAGAGGGGATATCAACGGCGTAAAAGTAGATTATTACACGCCAGAAAATCCTTCAAATTCGTTTCCAAGACCTAGTGCGGAATCAGGCCCATTATACCTAAATTCCTTGGCAGTTAAGGATGCATCTTACATTAGATTAAGAACCGTAAGTTTAGGATATACATTATCAGATAAAGTTACATCGAAATTGAATATTGACCAAATAAGGTTATATGCTACTGCTACTAATGTATTTACAAAAACGGATTATATTGGTTATAGCCCTGAAGTCAATATTAGAAGTACATTTTCTAATGCCGATACTGGTTATCCTGATGCAAAAGCATTTACATTCGGTGTAAGAGTTAAATTTTAAAATTAAAAAAGCAATAATATGAAAACGAAGTTTTATAATTCAAGATTAAAAGGTGGCTTAGTGCTGAGTATGGCCTTATTCTTCATGGTGATTTCTTGCGAAGACTATTTAGATGAACAGCCAAGTACATTAATTGATTCAGATTATATTTACACCACAGAAGGAGGTTTAAAATCTGGTGTGGTAAGTCTGTATAAATTTGAAAGAGACCGTTACGATGCAGGAACAGAAGATTTTATGGGTGCAGTACTTATGTCTTCTAGAAGCGACTTGGCATTTTCAAGATCGGGATACACCGGATTAATGGGAAGATACCAGAGAGGTGTGTCACCAGTAGATCAAGGTGCTAATTTTGCATCATCTTTATTTTGGAAACATTACTATAATTTGGCTAATAAGGCGACTTCCATTATCAACGCCGCAGAGGCAATAGAGGGATTGGATGAGGATGTAAGACAAAAAGTATTGGGTGAAGCTAGATTCTTTAGAGCACATTCATACTTCTATCTATATAGAATGTATAAGAATATTTATGTTAATACGGAAACAGTTACCGTTGAGAATGCCTTTGATGTGGTAAATGATAGTTCTACTGAAGAAGAAATATTTGGGTTGATCAATAGCGATCTTAACTATGCAATTGAAAACCTGGAATGGACAGATGAATTTGGTCGTGTTACAAAAGGAACGGCTAAGCATGTAAAAGCTAAAGTTGCTATGTGGCAGGGTAATTGGACAGAAGCAAAAAACCAAGCTGTATCTTTAATAGATGAAGGGCCGCATGCGCTTGTTGCAACTACTGCACAGGTTTTCGACGGTGACAGAAACCATTCTGAAGCCCTATTCGTTATACAATCCCAAGATGATTTGTTAGGAGGTGGCGGAAACACCATGATGAATGCTAATTATGTGACTCAGTATTTTCAGATAGGAGGGATCGTTGCTGATGAAGATCAAGGAGGACGAGGGTTTTCTAGAATTTTACCGAATTTGTATTTACTTGGTCTATTGAATGACGATCCAAATGACACAAGAAATGATGATACCTATTTTAGATTAAATTGGTTCTACAATGAGGGTGATAGAATCGGCGAAATGGTTGATGACTATGCTCCAATTACTGATTTAAGCTTACCGGACGATGAGCAGCCTAATTATACCAGATATTATCAAAGAATGCACCCTTCTTGTATCAAGTTTCATCAAGACGATGATGATCCAGAGTCCTACTTAAATAGAAGTAATATCTTGGTGTATAGATTAGCAGAAACGTATTTAATCGCTGCAGAAGCGATTATGAGATCTACTGGTGATCCGCTACCATATATTAATGCAGTTCGCACACGTGCTGGAGCAGCACCTGTAACGAGTGTCAATCAACAAACAATCTTAGACGAACGCGCAAGAGAATTGGCATTCGAAGGACAACGTTGGTTTACTTTAAAAAGAATGGGACAAGATGTTATTGATTTTCAGATGACAAATTATGCAGGTGATGGTGAATTTTTCCCAAATAATTTAGGCGTAAGAGATCCAAGAGAAAATTGGCAATCACACTACATTAACTGGCCAATCGCTCAAATAGATTTAGATCTATTAGGAGCAGGTTATCCACAAAATAATGGATACAATTAAATATTTGAATTAGTCATTCTATAGAAACATATTGGGCAAGTTCGCTTGCCCTTTTGTTTTACTTTTCCTAAAACACCTTGCTTATGCGTTATATAATAATTTTAATATGCTGTCTTGGTCTTGT encodes:
- a CDS encoding glycerol-3-phosphate dehydrogenase/oxidase translates to MNKSILFKRETLISQLESTKNWDVIIIGGGATGLGVALDCTTRGYKTLLLEQVDFAKGTSSRSTKLVHGGVRYLAQGNIDLVREALYERGLMLKNASHLVSNQSFIIPNYRWWDNFFYTVGMKVYDFLAGKLSFGKSVRIKKSETISRLSTLKVAKLKGGVVYHDGQFDDSRLAVNIAQTCIEHGATVLNHFEVKNLQKDSKGLVNGVVAIDKESNTEYTLNAKAVINATGVFSDDILQMDDATAENSIRPSQGIHLVFDKSFLPGNDAIMIPKTDDGRVLFLVPWHNRVVVGTTDTLLDSHSLEPKPLDKEIEFVLETANRYLNKRADKDDVLSIFAGLRPLAAPKDKSEKTKEISRSHKIIVSDSELITITGGKWTTYRRMAQDTVNKMIAMNKLPDANCKTQDLLIHGSNGTVDRNNHLYIYGTDQKGIAALVKENSVLGENLHPRLEFTKAEVIWAVRQEMARSIEDVLARRVRVLFLDAKAAVEIAPMVGELLRAELSQTIDWRAKQIEDFLEIAEQYILK
- the glpK gene encoding glycerol kinase GlpK translates to MGKYILSLDQGTTSSRAIVFDKKGNIVSQAQKEFTQYFPKSGWVEHDPKEIWSTQAGVAAEAIASKGLDVENIAAIGITNQRETVVVWDKNTGEPIYNAIVWQDKRTSDYCDQLKKEGKAKWIKEKTGLVIDSYFSGTKVKWILDNVEGARTKAEAGDLILGTIDSWLVWNFTKGKQHITDVTNASRTLMFNINTMAWDDELLELLTIPKSMLPEVKASSEVYGHTTSTFYDAKIPIAGIAGDQQAALFGQMCTKPGMVKNTYGTGCFMLMNIGEKPIVSKNNLLTTVAWKINGKTTYALEGSVFIAGAVVQWLRDSLKIIRNSSDVEALASSVEHTDGVYFVPAFAGLGAPHWNQHAKGTMFGLTRGSTDAHIARAALESIAFQTMDILKAMEADSGLSIKELRVDGGATINNMLMQFQSDVLNTKTIRPKVVETTAMGAAFLAGLAVGYWENPEEIQDIWQTDKTFSPMEDRTEIKKHIEGWYRAIDALEYWTKNV
- a CDS encoding MIP/aquaporin family protein, whose translation is MTPFIAEIIGTAILILLGGGVVANVVLNKTIGNNSGWIVITTGWALAVYVAVVIAGPHSGAHINPAVTVALAVAGKFPWADVPLFVLAQMIGAMIGSTTVWIIYRNHFEETQDADSKKAVFCTAPAIRNTFSNFFSEMIGTFVLLFTIFYFTDASINDTETVIGLGSLGALPVAFLVWSIGLSLGGTTGYAINPARDLGPRIMHAILPIKNKANSDWAYAWIPVVGPLVGGALAALLMMALL
- a CDS encoding triple tyrosine motif-containing protein; the protein is MMKKILLLLGVFLVLVLHSQELPPIQTYTASEYDGENQNWMISQDSKGYIFVANNLGLLEFNGSEWIPYRSPNNTVLRAVKVIDDRVYSGCYEEFGYWKRNDLGDLDYYSLIPKLGEKILNEDQIWDIISYEEWVLFQAGHALYFYNKTSETFKTINSENIIYKVFNVNNQIYYHVANEGIYVLEDGEPKLVIDDNIVLEDRVIDVFQHHEKLIILSRNSGFFQFDGHKLSEWNVSSNKRLKELNVFSSIRLKDKSFVLGSISDGLIKINTNGAIEYEINQRNGLANNTVLSLFEDNENNVWTGLDNGINCINVDSSIKTFIDYYGNIGTVYTTLIFNDYLFVGTNQGLFYRALDSKNEDFTFVKGTAGQVWSLYNDSNRNLFCGHHLGTFIIENNTAKSISTILGAWNFKKIPNHDDLLLQGNYDGLYVLQKNSESWYVRNKIDGFKNSSRFFEINDRNQILVNNEYKGVFRIQLDSTLHEVVDIKRQSELSLGKNSGLITYKGDILYTSEDGVFDYKKNEGKFVKNSDLSEKVSPYKSAKMVVDQRGKLWLFSDQNISFIENDNLTNKPELTTISIPLNLRKGILGFENIQHIDKEKYVLGASYGYLTLNASQISKETDYFVYLNSVKIADRDDNVLKLPIKDKGDFKHKQGALFFDYSVPEYNKFLDVNYQYKLNGKMKRWSAWSEQSSLQFENLPFGDYNLEIRAKVGNQRTKNTVNYPFTISRPWYISNLAIIVYLIMLSVIGLLVHKAYKFYYERIIRHEHLKNERQIVQVKNEKLNQDIEGKNRELAISTMSIIKKNEMLRKIKKELKKAKNKSDIGSAVELIDNNLNNTKDWKFFKEAFNNADKDFMDKIKAKHPELTPNDLKFCAYLRLNLSSKEMAPLLNISIKSVETKRYRLRKKLQLQHDDSLVNYILKF
- a CDS encoding SusC/RagA family TonB-linked outer membrane protein, whose product is MKLKFQRSRIEIFFCLFLLCSSFSILAQTTVTGKVTSASDNMPLPGASVIEKGTTNGTQTDFDGVFTLEVSDESSILVVSYVGFKTQEVPYQSGEMTIALQDDSSLDEVVVVGYGTQKKSDIVNAVATTDLSKATLTPTSDVNEMLRGRIAGLQVDVGGGTLRPGGTSEIIFRGQGSIEGNVSAIYVVDGIIRDGGIEDIDADDIESIEFLKDASAQAIYGSRGANGVVLITTKRGQTGKVSVSYHGFMTTKTIERNFDVYSGQEFAQLRREAFRANNADDEYLDDDEIFSEVELENIANNNFVDWEDELLRNGIVNSHAISVSGGTEKTKVFGSINHFKEDGLIPTSSYSRNTLRLNVDQKISDKFSVNFDLNLLNDNTDRAANVNVITVSPLGNAYNDDGSLARFPSGEEGTAINPLVNLREQNHEEKGNDYVINVTPIWKITNDLQYQLKANLTRRTSERGQYQSSLSGAGDDVRGRARLYNTLQESYLVENILTYDKALNDDHKLNVTLVQSTQENEFSRTFTQGEGFANEDLGYNGIATAIGNLSVERDNDVIRYLGYLARARYTLFDRYTIEGVVRADGASLNGEGNKWSYNPAGSFAWKIHKESFLEDVNALQELKFRVSYGSLVNDLGRPYTSLFTADFQPYVFDDESASGYAPSTILPNPDLSFERITTLNLGLDFSVFNRILVGNVNWYDSRTTDLLLRRGVPSTTGFTSTFFNAGEMKNSGIELNLTANIINTEDFQWSVSTNWSNNQNEILELYNDGDGVAITEDNTFNYYVGQPVGVIYTYEFDGIWQEGDDLENAPQANPESSLPQPDLRAGDIRVRDINSVDEDGNVTSGPDGKITPEDRVFIDPSPDWFGSLSTTIAYKGFDLLLDFYAVEGATKVNPFLNEYNNGGTLRGDINGVKVDYYTPENPSNSFPRPSAESGPLYLNSLAVKDASYIRLRTVSLGYTLSDKVTSKLNIDQIRLYATATNVFTKTDYIGYSPEVNIRSTFSNADTGYPDAKAFTFGVRVKF
- a CDS encoding RagB/SusD family nutrient uptake outer membrane protein; protein product: MKTKFYNSRLKGGLVLSMALFFMVISCEDYLDEQPSTLIDSDYIYTTEGGLKSGVVSLYKFERDRYDAGTEDFMGAVLMSSRSDLAFSRSGYTGLMGRYQRGVSPVDQGANFASSLFWKHYYNLANKATSIINAAEAIEGLDEDVRQKVLGEARFFRAHSYFYLYRMYKNIYVNTETVTVENAFDVVNDSSTEEEIFGLINSDLNYAIENLEWTDEFGRVTKGTAKHVKAKVAMWQGNWTEAKNQAVSLIDEGPHALVATTAQVFDGDRNHSEALFVIQSQDDLLGGGGNTMMNANYVTQYFQIGGIVADEDQGGRGFSRILPNLYLLGLLNDDPNDTRNDDTYFRLNWFYNEGDRIGEMVDDYAPITDLSLPDDEQPNYTRYYQRMHPSCIKFHQDDDDPESYLNRSNILVYRLAETYLIAAEAIMRSTGDPLPYINAVRTRAGAAPVTSVNQQTILDERARELAFEGQRWFTLKRMGQDVIDFQMTNYAGDGEFFPNNLGVRDPRENWQSHYINWPIAQIDLDLLGAGYPQNNGYN